AAATGATCCTCATCTGTTAAATTCTGTTCAACATACTGAGGTTGCAAAACAGTAGGGTATGACATTTTCCTGAAAACTGGGGAATGGGGAAAAGTTGCACagtaattgcattttattttgccatCTTTTGCTCCAGCACGTTAAAGATGAAACAGGGAACCTTTGTGCCTTATTTCAGTCGACATCAGGTTTAAAACTGTCAAAGGCCTAACCAAACAAGCTCTTTTGACATCTCCCACAAGCAAATAAACCTATTAACCGTTTATGCCAATACCCGAGGAGGCAGATGACAGTCCTGATATCATTATCCTGGGACATCTGCAGAGTGAAGACATTCGCAATCATGGTAGGAAGGTTCTACAGCTGTCACAAAGGCTGCTTTTTTGGCGATTACTAAATCAATCAACGAATCTACCCCGCTCTGTCTTTAATTGCGATTCTAAAAGCACACAGCATTGACTGAATTGATGGGAGTCAAACCACGGCGCACCCAAAAACTTATATATCCACATATTTGTGCCGTTTTATCCATTGATTAGAATGCACATCCTTGTAAATATTATCTGTCACCACATGTTCAGTCACACCACATGGAAAACAAAGCTCAGGATTTCCTATTGTGAAATGTAACCATTCTGAATTTTCGATCATCTACTCGAATCTATTGCTTCACTGCAGTTAAGAAATCCATCTCTATTAAAACAACTCGCGCATATACTAAAATGGCTTGAAAGAGTGAAATACTGCCAATTCTACAATGGTATgtacatataaaatacatttttataattaatataaatatctaATTAGTCCATATATGTAtgaacctctttatccaatacgATGTCCAGGAAAGCAACGAACACAaggcccatcacagggcagacacacagacacaaacacacacaccagagccagtcttcccagaagccaattgacctaccaGTACATCTTTCTGTAACAAAGGTTACAATTTTATTGAACACACATGACATAGGTAAACTCATTAAGTTGATTAACGCTGGTCACTAATCAACAGGGTGGAAAGTGTGGCAGAAGTGAGCGTGGAAGCGACACAAGCAGGCGACGTCTTGTTGGGCTTCATCCCCACCTCGTAGAACCATGGCAGGCACGAGCATGTTCACTGGTCTCGGAGCCCTCCAAGACACACACCAGCTCAGCTCATTCGGAAAATAATTAAGTGGCTCAATTCTGACCTCTAGGACTCCAATTTCACGTTCTTATCACGCAGGAGTTGCATGAGCAGCTCAAGGATGTGTGCTGTCCTGCTGCAATGGGGTCAACTTCAGGAAGAGCAGAAAGTGTCCTACTATGTAGTACTTGACTAATGGAGCACATCAGTCCATTTACCAGAAATACAAGAGCAGTTCTGTACAGACCTGTCACTCCAATCCAGACCTCAACATTCATCCCGGCCAGCTGTTGACTGATGATCTCCTAGACTGTGGCCTATCATCAATCAACTGTTTGGCCACAACATCTTGCCAGGTTAGAAATCGCTGACTGAACAACCCCGGATGGCAATCGACAACGTGCTGTCTTAGTCCAACTTCCAAAGCAACAATGGCACCAATGTGTGGCATTCTTGATAAAAGGAgcataccttttttttttctcaatttgcACCATCTTGACAATCTACAGGTCGAATCACCTCATCACCTGTGCACAATTAACACCCTCACTAACTAGGTGAACTAGTACTTCTGTAACAATCAAAGTCAAAGTATTTGGGTCAGTAAAGAAtgatcaattaaaaaacaaaacaacaccaaaaacatttaatcaagaTCCAAAATCCACCCgagttttctaaaaacaaaaatgcagtgGATTTCTTTTGATGCCTGATATGATTGTAACAGGTGGAAATATTTTCTTCCTTCCAAAAAGGATTGCAAAGCTTTTATTTAGTATGTAAAAGCTCAATGGTAAATCCAAGGACTGCCAAGTACAGCAGCAGTGAAAAGCCGAACGCCAAGTTTAATCCACAGTGATCCCAGAGCAATCCCTATGGAAATACAGCAGAACCATCATGTAACAGGCCTTCCTAAGATGTAATTTGAGTAGGGCAGTCATTACTCTATTTAAAAACAAGCTGGCTGTCCGAGTCACTTCCCAAATATGAACTGAaaccacaatttaaaaatgcatttctaaaaaaattcaatcccctctttatttttgtaatagttttaaaatgcataccgtatttgcacagttttataaaaatgtactacAGACAAAGGTCTTGCTGTTTCTCCCACGGATGATGGGTACTCTCGTATGGAAGTCTCTGGTTCACATCATTTAACTGACGATCTTTTAAGTCTTCCAATTCAAAGTATGTTTCTTAATTAACTTAAAAGATAACGTGGCTTTCTGGGAAGCATTTCTAATTTAACAACCCAAATACTGAGGCTGTTATCTGTCCAAAACATAACATAGCATTCATCCATGCAGTTTTTGTGTGAGTGAGGGATTGTGCTTGTCTTGAAAAGGCattctacaaaataaaaactgagcCACCAGTTCTTTTATTAGCCCAGGCTAAGAAAATAATGACTGAAGCTTTTTTATTCTGGAACACATTGCACATGCAACTTAAGATCAAAATCTTTTTCTAATAGTTTAATTCAGTCTCCTAGTTATGAAACCAAAACAACTATAACTAGccatatatactgcatatatacACACTTTGGCCTAAATCCTTTGTGAACTACACCATGCCTGTAGCTTGGCCAAAGTAACCATATGTATAGACAGCGATCAGTCACAAAATGGCGGAGATGCTAATCCAGATCTTTGGACTGTCCGGTACTTATAACACTAATGGAACCATTTTCACAGTCTTCTAAGCCACTGTCCTTGGACAATCATTTCTAGAAGGGTTCGGCGGGCCACGTGGCGTCTTCCTTCCAGACAGCGTTCCCGAACAAAAGGTGAATTCCCGAGGCCGATCCGGAGACGAGGAAGGCTCACACATGTGGGATGGGGAGGCCGTGCCTCAGTCTTGCCGCCTTCAGCTTCTCCACCTTGATTTTCGCCCGGAGCAGCTCTTCCTCCAGCTGCTGTTTCCTCTTCAGTCCCTCTCGCTTCTCCTCCATGTACAGGCCCATCTTCCTCTGGTTGTCCATGACAAGCTCGTGCTCCTCTTTGGACAGCTGCAGCGTCTCCTGCTCGTACCCCGCCAGGTGCCTCAGGCTCTCGGGCCTGGAGTAGATGTCCCTTCGGATGGGGATGGGGGAGGGGGACATGGGCAGGTTAACGGAAGAAGGGCAAGAGGAAATGGAGCCGTCGAACCCCCGGACGGACACGATGTCCTCGTCCTCCTGGTCGCCCTCGATCCTGGTGGAGAGGATGGTCAGGTCCGGAGGAGGCTTGATGTCGACTTCGTGGTCCAGCTTCACTGTGACGGAGGCTGGCTGGTAGTCGGAGAGAGCTGGCAAGGAACAGCTGCTGCTGCCCGGCTGCTCAATGGGGGAACCGTGCTTGTACATCGCCCTGATAGGAGGCAAACAAAAACAGATAGAATTGTGTTTAGAAACAGATCGAGTAACTAGTCAACTCCTCTGTGTCTTCTTAGCTTAGAACTTCCACGATCGGATACAATGGCCTCCTGCTACTGATGAAAATTCAGGAATGACTATTTATAGAAAATTAAAGGGGTGGCAATCTGGCTGATTTTTAGattcatttcttcaaaaatctCTTTCTTCTTGCAAGTACAAAAAAAAgctaacataaaaataaatgcccCATTTTAACTGATCTTAACTCAAGCAACGCTGCCGATTTGTTTGTTAAAGTGTATTACGTTCCTCTTAAAAATCTCTAAGAAATGAACTGATCTTTAAAACAGGCGATGTAACGGCTGACAACTGGTGAGAATGGCAAAAACTTGTTTAATAGATCTATTTCGttaaagaaaatcaacaaaagaTCCTGGATTTAACTTTAGCTCTAATTATGAAAGGTCTAAGAAGAAAGTTTGAAACATGCCGACATCTTGAGATAGAGTATTGAATCCCACATGGAGCGACACCCCAAACATGCAACACACTGGACTGTCAGGTCAGCTGTTGAAAGGCTGAAGGCTGATCTAATGACGCAGGCAGTGTGACAAGGGAACAAGGAAGCCTGTTGTCCATCCACCGAAGAACCACCCAGGAAAGGAAACAGCACCAGGCTGCAAGGATAACCAaagtaaaggccagggggaaatttggccaggacaccggtgTAACACCTgaattcttttcaagaaatgccctgggatttgtaatgacctcgaagagtcaggacctcagttttacatctcatctgaaggaaggCACCTTTTTACATCAGTGTCAATaatcccccgtcactatactgaggcattaagacccacacagactgcagggtgagcgccccctactggccccactaacacctcttccagcagcaaccttagtttttcccaggaggtctcccatccaggtactgaccaggctcacacctgcttagcttcagtgggttgcggGTTGCGAGTGGCAgattgatatggctgctggcgacaACTGATTACACAAGATGTCCCTATAAATCGCCCCAGAGTCTGGCTAATTGTAGGACAATTatgcagttaattaaataataagacCCTCTATGCATCTGTGAACTAAGGTGGAACCAAAATCAAAAGACAAGGCCCTGCAGAAACCAGGTTTGACATTCCTAGTCTAGAAAGATAAATGTGGAGTTTATCCTTGAGTATAACAAGTAACTCCCATAGATGCGGTTTTTACAGACTCCAGGATCCAGGAGTCTAACCTAGTGGTGACTGGGACAGATTATGACCAGACATTTGGTCTTATGCCCACGTTACTCCTGAAGAGTCTTGTAAAGAACCTCTCCAAAGAGAAAAGATGCAGAAGTCAAATCAGAGAAGAGACAAGAAGGTACGCAAACTCTCAGAAGACAAACCAATGTTAAGAGAAATGCAATGTGAGCCCAGAGAATAAGATTTAGTAATCAGTTATCCAATGTTTGCCAACTGGGAATCCCTGCAGCCTTTCAAGCTAAGCTGCTTTTTGCGAGGTGACTGGCTCCTTGCTAACTTCGCTTGGGGGATGGGGCACCTACAGTACTCTGAGAGGCCAAGGAAACTCAACCTGCTTTGGGATCAAGTGCCACTGAGGATGAGAGAGAAAACAGGCAATGTCAGATCTAGCAAAGGAACACTCTGCAAGAGAACACGAAGCTGAAAAAGGTGCCTCCTATAAAAAAGTTCGAATTAGAGGCAGTATTGAGTCCATACAGATCCTCACAAGTTTCTAGCAAAGCTTGCACGCTGCTCTCGAGGTTGTGGAAACAATGGACTTAGTTACACAGAGTCAAAGCACACGGGACACAAAAGGAATTTCCAATTTGTCACATGAACCTTTTGGAAACGATGGAATGAACACGACTCCAGTTTTGTTTAAGTTACGGACAAAATAAACCATAAATAATCCCCTGTCCCACCCATCAAAACCACGTAACGCGAAGCAATTCGTCAAGACTTAAGCACTTCTCAGAAAGAAGACAACAACCATGAGGTTCTGAGGAAACATTCCACAGTTCTGTCAGCAGCACCAGGATGAACTCCTCTCAGTCAACAACGTATTGTTACAGAACAATGTGAAAGCAGAACAAATCCCCTACAGAACTACAGAGGAACAATGGGAAAAAGTGCAGTCTGAAGTAATAGTGCATTACTGCGGTATATTATTGTGTGCTTAACCAGATGGCTGCATTAGGTTTTGTGTTGACAACAAAAGGTCGAATGAAAGTTCAAGGTTTGAAGCTTGCCCAATGCAAAGGGTAGCTGGATTACAGAATTTAGGACAAGCCATGAATATTACACTTCAGATCTAGCTAGGAAATATCAGCAGGCTCCCACTGGTGTGACTTAGGGCTTTAACGGTTGTGCCACAGAGTTTGGTTGTGCCACGTCTGAGAAAAGACATGATTAAatactgtttatatatatagAGGTGTAACCAGTGTCATGTGTCATGTTGCGTGTTCAGTATAAATACGTGGGACGGAGGCCAACCTCCGAGACTGTACCTGTGACTGTGCCAGGAGCAGTTCCCACATGAtggacataaaaaaaaaaatcacgccTGAGAGTAGCTGAATGAAAGTGCCGTGGTTCAGTCATCCGCTCCTGCCAGTATAAGGTGACTGTGTACTTCAAGACACACTCAGATTGAATATTTGTGGAGGTTTTGTTTCCCACATTAAAAGTAATGTGGGCCTGTGAtgatgtgttctgtgtgtgtgtgtgtgtgtgtgtgtgtgg
This is a stretch of genomic DNA from Lepisosteus oculatus isolate fLepOcu1 chromosome 10, fLepOcu1.hap2, whole genome shotgun sequence. It encodes these proteins:
- the LOC102697565 gene encoding fibrinogen silencer-binding protein produces the protein MAAVFMATNMVGKARSSNFTLSEKLDLLKLVKPHIRILEEHTNKHAVIVDKNKCWDSIAEQYNALGGDRPPRTAQGLRTLYKRLKESAKQEMVQRKHAQPEYRGSISEPTKRVMEMIPHLFQPLQDKDPGGLQRAMYKHGSPIEQPGSSSCSLPALSDYQPASVTVKLDHEVDIKPPPDLTILSTRIEGDQEDEDIVSVRGFDGSISSCPSSVNLPMSPSPIPIRRDIYSRPESLRHLAGYEQETLQLSKEEHELVMDNQRKMGLYMEEKREGLKRKQQLEEELLRAKIKVEKLKAARLRHGLPIPHV